The Aureimonas mangrovi genome includes a region encoding these proteins:
- a CDS encoding aminodeoxychorismate synthase component I, whose amino-acid sequence MTQDHRGFALFRDDFSGEELLFREPSALIVAQEAGEFASALDAVEEARGAGRWLAGYVSYEAGYLLEPKLAPLLPAGRRAPLLCFGVFDGPDDPRARRPFRPSSNEEPRIEASRPRWSRTDYARRFERLHAHLRAGDCYQANLTFPIDARWQGDPLALFDDLARRQSVRHSALIELTGPVVLSRSPELFFEVSREGMIEARPMKGTVPRGRTREEDDAARHFLANDAKNRAENLMIVDLLRNDISRVTETGSLDVPELFRVESFSTVHQLVSHVRAKLAPGVDFSEILAALFPCGSITGAPKIRAMEILRELEGAPRDVYCGAVGWMAPGHRMAFNVAIRTLSLFGNGEARFDVGGGVVFDSTADGEYDECLLKARFATGASLQG is encoded by the coding sequence ATGACGCAGGATCATCGCGGCTTCGCCCTCTTTCGCGACGACTTCTCCGGCGAGGAGCTTCTGTTCCGCGAGCCCTCCGCGCTCATCGTCGCGCAAGAGGCGGGCGAGTTCGCTTCGGCGCTCGACGCAGTCGAGGAGGCGCGTGGCGCCGGGCGGTGGCTGGCCGGCTACGTCTCCTACGAGGCCGGCTATCTCCTGGAGCCCAAACTTGCCCCGCTCCTGCCGGCCGGGCGCCGCGCGCCGCTTCTTTGCTTCGGCGTCTTCGACGGGCCGGATGATCCACGCGCCCGCCGGCCATTCCGCCCCTCCTCCAACGAAGAGCCACGGATCGAAGCGTCCCGGCCGCGCTGGTCGCGCACGGACTACGCGCGGCGCTTCGAGCGGCTGCACGCGCATCTGCGCGCGGGCGACTGCTATCAGGCGAACCTCACCTTCCCGATCGACGCCCGCTGGCAGGGCGACCCGCTGGCGCTCTTCGACGATCTGGCGCGTCGCCAGAGCGTGCGGCACTCCGCGCTGATCGAACTCACCGGACCGGTGGTGCTCTCGCGCTCGCCGGAGCTGTTCTTCGAGGTCTCCCGCGAGGGGATGATCGAGGCGCGCCCGATGAAGGGGACGGTGCCGCGCGGGCGCACGCGCGAGGAAGACGACGCGGCCCGGCATTTTTTGGCGAACGACGCCAAGAACCGCGCCGAGAATCTGATGATCGTCGATCTCCTGCGCAACGACATCTCGCGCGTCACCGAGACGGGCTCGCTCGACGTTCCCGAGCTCTTCCGCGTCGAGAGCTTCTCGACGGTGCACCAACTCGTCAGCCATGTGCGGGCGAAGCTCGCGCCGGGTGTCGATTTCAGCGAAATCCTCGCCGCGCTCTTTCCGTGCGGCTCGATCACCGGGGCGCCGAAGATCCGGGCGATGGAGATCCTGCGCGAACTCGAAGGAGCCCCGCGCGACGTCTATTGCGGGGCCGTCGGCTGGATGGCGCCGGGTCACCGGATGGCCTTCAACGTCGCGATCCGCACGCTATCGCTCTTCGGCAACGGCGAGGCGCGCTTCGATGTCGGCGGCGGCGTGGTGTTCGATTCCACCGCCGACGGCGAGTATGACGAATGTCTCCTGAAGGCCCGTTTCGCCACGGGAGCTTCGTTGCAGGGTTGA
- a CDS encoding DNA polymerase III subunit chi, with translation MTEVLFYHLTESRMEEALPDLLERSIARGWRVVVQTATEERRDALDAHLWSYKDDSFLPHGTDVGGSGALQPILLTVEPEARANDPAVRFMVEGAVPATLEGYERGVYLFDGHDPDQLASARERWKAEKAAGHAITYWQQSEDRRWIKKA, from the coding sequence ATGACGGAAGTCCTCTTCTACCACCTCACCGAGAGCCGGATGGAAGAGGCGCTTCCAGATCTTCTGGAGCGCTCGATCGCGCGTGGCTGGCGCGTCGTGGTGCAGACCGCGACGGAGGAGCGCCGCGACGCGCTCGATGCTCATCTGTGGTCCTACAAGGACGACAGCTTCCTGCCGCACGGCACCGATGTCGGCGGCAGCGGGGCGCTCCAGCCCATTCTCCTGACCGTCGAACCGGAAGCACGGGCGAACGACCCGGCCGTGCGCTTCATGGTGGAGGGCGCCGTGCCCGCGACGCTTGAAGGCTACGAGCGCGGCGTCTACCTCTTCGACGGGCACGACCCGGACCAGCTTGCCTCGGCGCGCGAGCGCTGGAAGGCCGAGAAGGCCGCCGGCCACGCGATCACCTACTGGCAGCAGAGCGAGGACCGGCGCTGGATCAAGAAGGCCTGA
- a CDS encoding leucyl aminopeptidase, whose translation MAAKPSVTFSPLDEAGEGTLVLLAGAEGALPGGLNEATASLARRAASVGKFKGKSLSTVEATTPEGETNDRVLVIGTKGDAAPTGEDWLKIGGVAAGKTSGSKAVTIRCETPDGPLSAQDAAQVALGAVLRAYKFDRYKSGKGEKAAEEKEKEEAPSSIVLAVSDPQAATAAYEIAAAVGEGVVLARDLVNEPANILTTTEYASRIEALAEHGLEVEILDEAAMRDLKMHALLGVAQGSPMPPRLCIMRWNGGTKGEAPVAFVGKGVIFDTGGISIKPAAGMEDMKGDMGGSAAVVGLMRALAGRKAKVNAIGVVGLVENAVDGNAQRPGDIVTAMSGTTIEVLNTDAEGRLVLADALWYTQDRFKPKFMVNLATLTGAIIVALGNHHAGLFSNDDELSQRLTAAGLATGEKVWRMPLGKEYDKMIEGKFADIRNIGGGRAAGSITAAQFLQRFVNDVPWAHLDVAGTAMGSPASEYNQSWASGFGVRLLDRLIADHYEAK comes from the coding sequence ATGGCCGCCAAACCCTCCGTCACCTTCTCGCCGCTCGATGAAGCCGGCGAGGGGACGCTCGTCCTCCTGGCGGGCGCCGAAGGAGCCTTGCCCGGCGGCCTGAACGAGGCGACCGCGTCGCTCGCGCGCCGCGCCGCGTCCGTCGGCAAGTTCAAGGGCAAGAGCCTCTCCACGGTGGAGGCCACCACGCCGGAGGGCGAGACGAACGACCGTGTGCTCGTGATCGGCACCAAGGGCGACGCCGCTCCCACGGGCGAAGATTGGCTGAAGATCGGCGGCGTCGCGGCCGGCAAGACGTCAGGCTCCAAGGCCGTGACGATCCGCTGCGAGACGCCGGACGGCCCGCTGTCGGCGCAGGATGCCGCCCAGGTCGCGCTCGGCGCGGTGCTGCGTGCGTACAAGTTCGATCGCTACAAGAGTGGCAAGGGCGAAAAGGCCGCCGAGGAGAAGGAGAAGGAGGAGGCGCCGTCCTCGATCGTGCTCGCCGTGTCCGACCCGCAGGCCGCGACCGCCGCCTACGAGATCGCGGCAGCTGTCGGCGAGGGGGTGGTGCTGGCGCGCGATCTCGTCAACGAGCCGGCGAACATCCTGACCACCACCGAATATGCGAGCCGCATCGAGGCTCTCGCGGAGCACGGGCTCGAGGTCGAGATTCTAGACGAGGCCGCGATGCGCGACCTGAAGATGCACGCGCTCCTCGGCGTCGCTCAGGGCTCGCCGATGCCGCCGCGCCTTTGCATCATGCGCTGGAACGGCGGCACGAAGGGCGAGGCGCCCGTCGCCTTCGTCGGCAAGGGCGTCATCTTCGATACCGGCGGCATCTCGATCAAGCCGGCCGCCGGAATGGAAGACATGAAGGGCGACATGGGCGGCTCGGCCGCCGTCGTCGGCCTGATGCGCGCGCTCGCCGGACGCAAGGCGAAGGTCAACGCCATCGGCGTCGTCGGGCTCGTGGAGAACGCGGTGGACGGCAACGCCCAGCGGCCGGGCGACATCGTGACGGCGATGTCCGGCACCACGATCGAGGTCCTGAACACCGACGCGGAAGGCCGCCTCGTCCTCGCCGATGCGCTCTGGTACACGCAGGACCGTTTCAAGCCGAAGTTCATGGTGAACCTCGCCACGCTGACGGGCGCGATCATCGTCGCGCTCGGCAACCATCATGCGGGCCTGTTCTCCAACGACGATGAACTGTCGCAGCGCCTGACGGCGGCGGGCCTCGCGACAGGCGAGAAGGTCTGGCGGATGCCGCTGGGCAAGGAATACGACAAGATGATCGAGGGCAAGTTCGCCGACATCCGCAACATCGGCGGCGGGCGCGCGGCGGGCTCCATCACCGCCGCGCAGTTCCTGCAGCGGTTCGTCAACGACGTGCCCTGGGCCCATCTCGACGTTGCCGGTACGGCGATGGGCTCGCCCGCGAGCGAGTACAACCAGTCCTGGGCCTCGGGCTTCGGCGTGCGCCTGCTCGACCGCCTGATCGCCGACCATTACGAGGCGAAGTAG
- a CDS encoding LptF/LptG family permease translates to MTLLERYIFGRALLFSLASLASLVTVVWIVQVLQRIDIVRTTASAAGDFLWIALMLMPDLAAGVVPFAILIGCVQALNALNADSERAVIDASGAGRLTVSNPIMLLGMLAGLVVLFNSHVVGPAASTAFQNGLRTINADAITLFLRPGRFAQIQDGLVISIDEARGSRLTGLFLADSRDETVDLNYFAREAQILERGAESYLILQNGQLHRRTRSNGAVSVIEFQAYAFDLSSLRPTTSGDWTRMAERSTASLLNPDPSDPVWQRNPAGFTEELTARRTDWLYPIAFAFWAVVVAGHARTNRQQSSPAMLIALGGALVLKALGFVALSLIEADMRLAIVAYLVPAASIALSAALYAFNIDVLQTRLVRALGRFFSAIGAALRRLVPGQGARLRAERS, encoded by the coding sequence ATGACGCTTCTGGAACGTTACATCTTCGGCCGTGCCCTCCTGTTCAGCCTGGCCTCGCTCGCCTCGCTGGTGACGGTGGTCTGGATCGTGCAGGTCCTGCAACGCATCGACATCGTGCGCACGACCGCCTCGGCGGCGGGCGATTTTCTCTGGATCGCGCTGATGCTGATGCCGGACCTTGCGGCCGGCGTCGTGCCCTTCGCCATCCTGATCGGCTGCGTTCAGGCGCTGAACGCGCTCAACGCGGATTCGGAGCGCGCGGTCATCGACGCTTCGGGCGCCGGGCGGCTGACAGTTTCCAACCCGATCATGCTTCTTGGCATGCTCGCGGGGCTGGTCGTGCTCTTCAACTCGCACGTCGTCGGCCCGGCGGCCTCCACCGCCTTCCAGAACGGGCTGCGCACGATCAACGCGGACGCCATCACCCTCTTCCTGCGCCCCGGCCGCTTCGCGCAGATCCAGGACGGGCTCGTCATCAGCATCGACGAGGCTCGTGGCTCGCGCCTGACAGGGCTGTTCCTCGCTGATTCCCGCGACGAGACGGTGGATCTCAACTATTTCGCCCGCGAAGCGCAGATCCTCGAGCGCGGAGCGGAATCCTACCTCATCCTCCAGAACGGCCAGCTCCACCGCCGCACGCGCTCCAACGGCGCGGTCTCGGTGATCGAGTTCCAGGCCTACGCCTTCGACCTGTCCAGCCTGCGCCCGACCACGAGCGGCGACTGGACGCGCATGGCCGAACGCTCGACGGCCAGCCTCCTGAACCCCGATCCGAGCGACCCCGTCTGGCAGCGCAACCCGGCCGGCTTCACGGAAGAGCTGACGGCGCGGCGCACCGACTGGCTCTATCCCATCGCCTTCGCCTTCTGGGCCGTCGTCGTGGCGGGCCACGCGCGCACCAACCGCCAGCAGTCGAGCCCGGCGATGCTCATCGCGCTCGGTGGCGCGCTCGTTCTGAAGGCGCTCGGCTTCGTCGCGCTGTCGCTTATCGAGGCGGACATGCGCCTCGCCATCGTCGCCTATCTGGTGCCAGCCGCCTCGATCGCGCTGAGCGCCGCGCTCTACGCCTTCAATATCGACGTGCTTCAGACACGCCTCGTGCGGGCGCTCGGGCGCTTCTTCTCGGCCATCGGCGCCGCCCTGCGCCGGCTCGTACCAGGACAGGGAGCGCGCCTTCGCGCGGAGCGCTCATGA
- the lptG gene encoding LPS export ABC transporter permease LptG, with amino-acid sequence MRRTLQFYFLRRFIASFLSTLAMVFALAYLIDLIELSRRGRFEDIPFSTLAMISALRVPSFVEQAFPFIVLFASIFTLLTLNRRMELTVARASGVSIWQILAPFLFGATMLGLLAVTAYNPLASLAQANSARIETLVGGGELSVSDDRPPWLRQDAEGVRSIIGARAVADGGRALGGVAAFIFDADGNVSERIDARGARLVDGAWEIDDATVTRIGYPPEPREEIRLPTELLPEYVEERIADPQTISIWQLGEKIRAARSLGYDADAFAMRFHTLIAMPALFAAMVLVAATVAVRYARIGQSGPTIVLGIAAGFVLYVVNFLAQALGSNALAPAVLAAWFPVVAAGLLGTTILLHQEDG; translated from the coding sequence ATGAGACGCACGCTCCAGTTCTATTTCCTGCGCCGCTTCATCGCGAGCTTCCTGTCGACGCTCGCGATGGTGTTCGCGCTCGCCTACCTCATTGACCTCATCGAGCTCAGCCGGCGCGGGCGCTTCGAGGACATCCCCTTCTCCACCCTCGCGATGATCTCGGCCCTGCGGGTGCCCTCCTTCGTCGAGCAGGCGTTTCCCTTCATCGTCCTCTTCGCCTCCATCTTCACCCTCCTCACGCTCAACCGGCGCATGGAGCTGACCGTGGCGCGCGCCTCGGGCGTCTCGATCTGGCAGATACTCGCCCCCTTCCTGTTCGGGGCGACGATGCTGGGCCTTCTCGCCGTCACCGCCTACAACCCGCTCGCCTCTCTGGCACAGGCCAATTCGGCTCGGATCGAGACGCTCGTGGGCGGGGGTGAACTGAGCGTCAGCGACGACCGTCCGCCCTGGCTGCGGCAGGATGCGGAAGGCGTGCGCTCAATCATCGGCGCTCGCGCCGTCGCGGATGGCGGCCGGGCGCTGGGCGGCGTCGCCGCCTTCATCTTCGATGCGGACGGCAATGTCTCCGAGCGCATCGACGCACGCGGCGCTCGGCTCGTCGATGGCGCGTGGGAGATCGACGACGCGACCGTCACGCGCATCGGCTATCCGCCCGAGCCGCGAGAAGAAATCCGCCTGCCGACCGAGCTCCTGCCCGAATATGTCGAGGAGCGCATCGCCGATCCGCAGACGATCTCCATCTGGCAGCTCGGGGAAAAGATTCGCGCCGCGCGCAGCCTCGGATACGACGCGGACGCCTTCGCAATGAGATTTCACACATTGATCGCCATGCCGGCGCTTTTCGCGGCGATGGTGCTCGTGGCTGCAACAGTGGCCGTGCGTTATGCACGCATCGGTCAGTCCGGCCCCACGATCGTCCTTGGCATCGCGGCCGGCTTCGTGCTTTACGTGGTCAACTTCCTGGCGCAGGCGCTGGGATCGAATGCACTGGCACCGGCTGTCTTGGCGGCCTGGTTCCCGGTCGTGGCGGCAGGATTGTTGGGGACGACGATCCTGCTCCATCAAGAGGACGGATAG
- a CDS encoding LPS-assembly protein LptD, which translates to MGPRGISSRAMVAQRPFARLALLTGVALFALAAGGNALAQPSVGGLGSNVSVPEGTQLFLEADTVTYDSERSVVTAAGGVQIDYGDYQLVAREVVYDQNTRRLLARGDVELIEPGGNRIYSDAVDITDDFADGFITALRIETPENTRFAASQAVRREGEVTTFERGVYTACEACAERPDRPPLWQVKAKRIVWDQGDEVVRYYGARFELFGLPLAYLPYFATPDSQAQRQSGFLMPEIRQSDETGTGVRVPYFWAISEDKDLTVAGTYYSNQGFLGEAEYRQAFQSGYFTLQVAGISQDNPGDFNDFRADGVNPPEFDVTPGDRGMIGTTGRFALNERWTFGWDILAQSDPNFSNVYEIANFDDVYRTSEIYLTGLGDKSFFDLRAQKFDVQSINTFTEELQPWALPSLDYEYISESPVMGGEVEFDVNVASLRRDETSPSGILVCREGFIIDGACNGSLGFPFRDDVFRYRGMEGDYTRATAEASWRTSFTTEQGLVLTPSLSTRGDLYTADMSTDPYLAGTPNALGGVDISETGARGMATAAIEARYPWLIETANSSHVIEPIAQLLVRPDEMDAGMLPNEDAQSLVFNTTNLFAHDRFSGYDRIEGGTRANVGVQYSGVMGTGYQIDAAVGQSFHLFGENPFEQQDLALVGYDSGLESDRSDYVASVGLTLPVGVSLAVQSRFDEESLDMERADVSASANFGRLASSLTYSQIADQPTYGFAEDRQQVSANASFRVTDEIVTFGSIGYDIENSSVISRSFGVGYADECFSLLAEYRMTNDRYQLESAESQVLFRLSLRTLAEAEYSFDVDGDEDRF; encoded by the coding sequence ATGGGGCCGAGGGGGATCTCGAGCCGCGCGATGGTCGCCCAGCGGCCTTTCGCAAGGCTGGCTCTTCTCACCGGCGTGGCGCTTTTTGCGCTCGCGGCCGGAGGGAACGCCTTGGCGCAGCCGTCCGTCGGCGGCCTGGGGTCGAACGTCTCGGTTCCGGAGGGCACGCAGCTCTTCCTCGAGGCAGACACCGTCACCTATGACAGCGAGCGCTCGGTCGTCACCGCCGCCGGCGGCGTGCAGATCGACTATGGCGACTACCAGCTCGTCGCGCGCGAGGTGGTCTACGACCAGAACACACGCCGTCTCCTCGCACGCGGCGACGTCGAGCTGATCGAGCCCGGCGGCAACCGCATCTACTCCGACGCCGTCGACATCACCGACGACTTCGCCGACGGGTTCATCACCGCCCTTCGGATCGAGACGCCCGAGAACACCCGCTTCGCGGCCTCGCAGGCCGTGCGCCGCGAAGGCGAGGTCACCACCTTCGAACGCGGCGTCTACACCGCGTGCGAGGCTTGCGCGGAACGGCCGGACCGCCCGCCTTTGTGGCAGGTGAAAGCCAAGCGCATCGTCTGGGACCAGGGAGACGAGGTCGTGCGCTATTACGGCGCGCGCTTCGAGCTCTTCGGCCTGCCGTTGGCCTACCTGCCCTATTTCGCCACGCCCGATTCCCAGGCGCAGCGCCAGAGCGGCTTCCTGATGCCCGAGATCCGCCAGTCAGACGAGACGGGCACGGGCGTGCGGGTGCCGTATTTCTGGGCGATCTCGGAAGACAAGGACCTGACGGTCGCCGGGACCTACTATTCCAATCAGGGTTTCCTCGGCGAGGCCGAGTACCGGCAGGCCTTCCAGAGCGGCTACTTCACGCTGCAGGTCGCCGGCATCTCGCAGGACAATCCCGGCGATTTCAACGACTTCCGCGCCGACGGCGTCAACCCGCCCGAGTTCGACGTGACGCCGGGCGACCGCGGCATGATCGGCACCACCGGCCGCTTCGCGCTGAACGAGCGCTGGACCTTCGGCTGGGACATCCTCGCCCAGAGCGACCCGAACTTCTCCAACGTCTACGAGATCGCCAATTTCGACGATGTCTACCGCACCTCAGAAATCTATCTGACGGGCCTCGGCGACAAGAGCTTCTTCGACCTGCGCGCCCAGAAGTTCGACGTGCAGTCGATCAACACCTTCACCGAGGAACTGCAGCCCTGGGCGCTGCCCTCGCTCGACTACGAGTACATCTCCGAGAGCCCGGTTATGGGCGGCGAGGTCGAATTCGACGTCAACGTCGCCAGCCTGCGCCGCGACGAGACCTCTCCCTCAGGCATCCTCGTCTGCCGGGAAGGCTTCATCATCGACGGAGCCTGCAACGGGAGCCTCGGCTTTCCGTTCCGCGACGATGTCTTCCGTTACCGCGGGATGGAGGGCGACTACACGCGTGCCACCGCCGAGGCGAGCTGGCGGACGTCTTTCACCACGGAACAGGGCCTCGTGCTGACGCCTTCGCTCTCGACGCGCGGCGACCTCTACACCGCCGACATGAGCACGGATCCCTATCTGGCGGGCACGCCCAATGCCCTTGGTGGCGTAGACATCAGCGAGACGGGTGCGCGCGGCATGGCGACGGCCGCCATCGAGGCGCGCTATCCGTGGCTGATCGAGACGGCGAATTCCTCCCACGTCATCGAGCCGATCGCCCAGCTTCTCGTGCGCCCCGACGAGATGGACGCCGGCATGCTGCCCAACGAGGATGCCCAGAGCCTCGTCTTCAACACGACCAACCTTTTCGCGCACGACAGGTTCTCCGGCTACGACCGGATCGAGGGTGGCACGCGCGCCAATGTCGGCGTCCAGTATTCGGGCGTGATGGGCACGGGCTACCAGATCGACGCGGCTGTCGGTCAGTCCTTCCACCTGTTCGGCGAAAACCCGTTCGAGCAGCAGGACCTCGCCCTCGTCGGCTATGATTCGGGCCTGGAGAGCGACCGCTCCGACTATGTCGCCTCGGTCGGCCTGACCCTGCCGGTCGGCGTCTCGCTTGCCGTCCAGAGCCGCTTCGACGAGGAGAGCCTCGACATGGAGCGCGCTGACGTCTCCGCGTCCGCCAATTTCGGCCGCCTCGCCTCATCGCTCACCTACTCGCAGATCGCCGATCAGCCGACCTACGGCTTCGCAGAGGATCGCCAGCAGGTTTCGGCCAACGCCTCGTTCCGCGTGACCGACGAGATCGTGACCTTCGGCTCGATCGGCTACGACATCGAGAATTCGTCGGTGATCTCCAGATCCTTCGGCGTCGGCTATGCGGACGAATGCTTCTCGCTGCTCGCCGAATATCGCATGACGAACGATCGCTATCAGCTCGAGTCCGCTGAATCGCAGGTGCTTTTCCGCCTTTCGCTGCGCACCCTGGCCGAGGCCGAATACTCCTTCGACGTCGACGGCGACGAAGACCGGTTCTGA
- a CDS encoding peptidylprolyl isomerase translates to MFAGRPLARSALAVMLMAGAAAAAVAATSVPAVAQQSEIRAVVNREAITSYQIQQRAAFLRLRRAPASNEAALNELIDETVKKQEIRRRGINIPDSAVDDAFANFAQQNRMQPAQLNQLLSQAGFSQDGFKDYIRTQMGWGQAVQANVRQTERLSEQDAVQRMLQQGGDKPSTTEYTLQQVILVVPAAERSRALDRRMQEANALRQRFTTCPATYQYAQGLRDVTVRDLGRVTEPELPPNWKDDIVSLQPGRTTRAQATERGVEFIGICDARTVSDDRSATLVLEARDLEALNNSEPDIAFLNQLKERATIIRR, encoded by the coding sequence ATGTTCGCAGGACGCCCCCTCGCCCGATCGGCTCTCGCCGTGATGCTCATGGCCGGTGCCGCCGCCGCTGCCGTGGCGGCGACCAGCGTGCCGGCCGTCGCCCAGCAGTCCGAGATCCGCGCGGTCGTGAACCGCGAGGCGATCACCAGCTATCAGATCCAGCAGCGCGCCGCTTTCCTGCGGCTGCGCCGGGCCCCTGCCTCGAACGAGGCGGCGTTGAACGAGCTGATCGACGAGACGGTGAAGAAGCAGGAAATCCGGCGGCGCGGGATCAACATTCCGGATTCGGCGGTGGATGATGCCTTCGCCAATTTCGCCCAGCAGAACCGGATGCAGCCGGCCCAGCTCAACCAGCTCCTTTCGCAGGCCGGTTTCTCGCAGGACGGCTTCAAGGACTACATCCGCACGCAGATGGGGTGGGGCCAGGCCGTGCAGGCCAATGTCCGCCAGACGGAGCGCCTGAGCGAGCAGGACGCCGTTCAGAGGATGCTTCAGCAGGGCGGCGACAAGCCGAGCACCACGGAATACACGCTGCAGCAGGTGATCCTTGTGGTACCGGCCGCCGAGCGCTCGCGCGCGCTCGACCGCCGGATGCAGGAGGCCAACGCCCTGCGCCAACGCTTCACCACCTGCCCGGCGACCTATCAGTACGCACAAGGGCTGCGGGACGTGACGGTGCGTGATCTCGGCCGCGTCACCGAGCCCGAACTGCCACCCAACTGGAAGGACGACATCGTCTCGCTCCAGCCCGGGCGCACCACCCGCGCGCAGGCGACCGAGCGCGGCGTCGAGTTCATCGGCATCTGCGATGCTCGCACCGTTTCGGACGACCGCTCGGCGACGCTCGTCCTTGAGGCGCGCGACCTCGAGGCCCTGAACAACAGCGAGCCTGACATCGCCTTCCTGAACCAGCTCAAGGAGCGGGCGACGATCATCCGTCGATGA
- the pdxA gene encoding 4-hydroxythreonine-4-phosphate dehydrogenase PdxA: MSAAAEKPLAVTVGEPSGVGPDIILSSFNDRAALALPPFVVLADPAMLAARADRLGLSVEFRTVGMASEATALFAEVLPVLPLVNGHSEEPGRIDPANAFGTIEAIDRAVRLARDGEASAVVTCPIDKKALYDAGFAHPGHTEYLADLCAKAEGRTFTPVMLLTGPDLSCVPVTIHVPLAEVPALLTRELIEETARIVATDLKRRFGLKSPRIAVSGLNPHAGERGALGREDEAVIAPAVAALKAEGLDIVGPLPADTMFHPQARARYDVALCMYHDQALIPAKTLAFDETVNVTLGLPLIRTSPDHGTAADIAGTGKARPQSFIAALALAARMAGIERGPAA; this comes from the coding sequence ATGAGCGCCGCCGCCGAAAAGCCGCTCGCCGTCACGGTCGGCGAGCCATCCGGCGTCGGGCCGGACATTATCCTGTCGAGTTTCAACGACCGCGCTGCACTCGCGCTGCCGCCCTTCGTCGTGCTCGCCGATCCGGCGATGCTGGCCGCGCGTGCCGACCGTCTCGGTTTGTCCGTCGAATTCCGCACCGTCGGCATGGCGTCCGAAGCGACCGCCCTCTTCGCCGAAGTCCTTCCGGTGCTGCCGCTCGTCAACGGCCATTCCGAGGAACCCGGCCGCATCGACCCGGCCAACGCCTTCGGCACGATCGAGGCGATCGACCGCGCCGTGCGCCTTGCGCGTGACGGCGAAGCATCGGCCGTCGTCACCTGCCCGATCGACAAGAAGGCGCTCTACGACGCGGGCTTCGCCCATCCCGGCCACACCGAGTATCTCGCGGACCTGTGCGCGAAGGCCGAAGGCCGAACCTTCACCCCCGTGATGCTCCTGACCGGGCCGGACCTCTCCTGCGTGCCGGTGACGATCCACGTTCCGCTCGCCGAGGTGCCGGCGCTTCTGACGCGCGAACTGATCGAGGAAACCGCGCGCATCGTCGCTACCGATCTCAAGCGCCGCTTCGGCCTCAAGAGCCCTCGCATCGCCGTTTCCGGTCTCAACCCGCACGCCGGCGAGCGCGGAGCGCTCGGGCGCGAGGACGAGGCGGTGATCGCGCCGGCCGTCGCCGCGCTGAAGGCCGAGGGCCTCGACATCGTCGGCCCCCTGCCCGCCGACACGATGTTCCACCCGCAGGCCCGCGCGCGCTACGACGTGGCGCTGTGCATGTATCACGACCAGGCGCTGATCCCGGCCAAGACGCTCGCCTTCGACGAGACGGTGAACGTGACGCTGGGCCTGCCGCTGATCCGAACCTCACCCGATCACGGCACGGCGGCAGACATCGCCGGCACGGGCAAGGCGCGCCCGCAGAGCTTCATCGCCGCGCTCGCGCTCGCCGCGCGCATGGCCGGTATCGAACGCGGGCCCGCCGCCTGA
- the rsmA gene encoding 16S rRNA (adenine(1518)-N(6)/adenine(1519)-N(6))-dimethyltransferase RsmA yields the protein MDDLPPLRAVLAEHGLDPKKALGQNFLLDLNLTGRIARQASLATIETVVEIGPGPGGLTRALLAHGAQRVVAVEKDPRCLPALHAIAARYPGRLEVVEGDALKVDFAAIAAGPFAVVANLPYNVGTQILLDLVAVPEWPPRWSELVLMFQKEVAQRIVAGPGDNHYGRLGVLCGWRTHAEILFDVSREAFTPPPKVTSAIVRLTPREEPLPASLHAMEKVTAAAFGQRRKMLRQSLKAIGGEALLARAEIDPQRRAETLSVAEFAALANALE from the coding sequence ATGGACGATCTGCCGCCGCTGCGCGCCGTCCTCGCCGAGCACGGGCTCGACCCGAAAAAGGCGCTCGGTCAGAATTTCCTGCTCGACCTCAACCTCACCGGCCGCATCGCCCGGCAGGCCTCGCTTGCGACCATCGAGACCGTCGTCGAGATCGGCCCCGGCCCCGGCGGACTGACGCGCGCGCTGCTGGCACACGGCGCCCAGCGCGTCGTGGCGGTGGAGAAGGATCCGCGCTGCCTGCCGGCGCTTCACGCCATCGCCGCGCGATATCCGGGCCGGCTCGAGGTCGTCGAGGGCGACGCGTTGAAGGTCGATTTCGCCGCAATCGCGGCCGGGCCGTTCGCGGTGGTCGCCAATCTTCCCTACAATGTCGGCACACAGATCCTTCTCGATCTCGTCGCGGTGCCCGAATGGCCGCCGCGCTGGAGCGAACTGGTGCTGATGTTCCAGAAGGAGGTCGCGCAGCGCATCGTCGCCGGCCCCGGCGACAATCACTATGGCCGGCTCGGCGTCCTGTGCGGTTGGCGCACGCACGCCGAGATCCTGTTCGACGTCTCGCGCGAGGCCTTCACGCCGCCGCCGAAGGTCACGTCCGCCATCGTGCGCCTGACGCCGCGCGAAGAGCCTCTCCCGGCTTCGCTTCACGCCATGGAGAAGGTGACGGCCGCAGCCTTCGGCCAGCGGCGCAAGATGCTCCGCCAGAGCCTCAAGGCCATTGGCGGTGAGGCGCTGCTCGCGCGCGCGGAGATCGATCCGCAGCGTCGCGCCGAGACGCTGTCGGTCGCCGAGTTCGCCGCGCTCGCCAACGCGCTGGAATAG